One stretch of Euphorbia lathyris chromosome 7, ddEupLath1.1, whole genome shotgun sequence DNA includes these proteins:
- the LOC136235384 gene encoding uncharacterized protein, producing MAIASEETTTLCSHCDRAIPSSNIDLHFAHCSRNLEKCKTCGDMVPRMHSDEHFFNVHAPVSCSLCSETMEREVLAVHKGENCPQRIVTCNYCEFPLPAIDLAEHQEVCGNRTDRCLNCNKYVRLREFNSHPCFRLSVDDIVESSRVDRAAERAQGPPPRRQPDDYSRKRLLFTIAITSIAVLLGSFLFQRKADTHQVQ from the exons ATGGCGATTGCATCTGAGGAAACCACAACACTATGCAGTCACTG TGACAGAGCTATCCCTTCCTCAAACATTGATTTGCATTTTGCACATTGTTCCCGGAATCTTGAAAAATGCAAAACATGTGGTGATATGGTCCCAAGAATGCATTCTGATGAACACTTCTTCAATGTTCATGCTCCA GTATCCTGTTCTCTCTGCAGTGAGACAATGGAGCGTGAGGTTCTAGCAGTCCATAAAGGTGAAAACTGCCCTCAAAGGATTGTTACATGTAATTACTGTGAGTTTCCATTGCCTGCAATTGATCTAGCTGAGCACCAG GAAGTATGTGGGAACCGGACAGATCGTTGTCTTAACTGTAACAAATATGTTCGGCTGCGAGAATTTAACTCGCATCCATGCTTTCGTCTTTCAGTTGATGATATTGTGGAATCTTCCAG GGTGGATAGGGCAGCTGAAAGAGCACAAGGTCCTCCTCCAAGAAGGCAGCCGGATGATTATTCACGGAAACGGCTCCTATTCACCATAGCCATAACCAGCATTGCTGTTCTACTAGGGTCATTCCTTTTCCAGAGGAAAGCTGACACTCATCAAGTGCAGTAG